The following nucleotide sequence is from Mangifera indica cultivar Alphonso chromosome 1, CATAS_Mindica_2.1, whole genome shotgun sequence.
TCCACATCTTTGGGCGTATTCACCAGACGATGAAGGATAAAAacataatcatttatataattatcgGTGCAATGCCTCTGTTCGAAGGCGATCAAATTTCGAAATAACGATTCAGTTTCAAGCTGTAACTTAAGTATCGGGATATGCAAAGTACgcctttcaaattttatgtcgAATGACTCCTTGCTTtggctcaatttgaatttgactccaACTTGATGAAGCTGTGTCACACTTGGTGCCGTTACAACCTTTTTTTCTCTCGGGCGAGGCGGCCGTTCCGATGGCAGATgacaaattctcaaaaaatcagTGAAATGTTTCACTTCTTCCTTACAATACGCCAACTTGTTTAATTTCCCATTTACTGCCTCCAAACTCTCGAAGAATTTGTAAGTAAGATAGATGATTGTTGGGAAGTCAGTCTCGACAGGGATAGTGCTAACAACCTCGTTCAGGTTGAGAAATTCGTCAAGAACAAAGAATGGAATTTGATTCTCAAGCAACCACATATCATACCAAATGTCTTGTATCAAATATGGCTGCTTAAAAATGTGATCTTGCTTCTCATTTATCAGCGTCGGGTAGGTGTTCCTCAACAAGACTTCAATGATGAAGATGGAGTCCAGCAGGATCATTTCAACAAATGTTTTGCGATCCATTGGTATTTCTTCAGAATAACAGCTTCGTATTCTCGCTTCCATATCAACTGTGATTAAGTTAGCAAGCTCCTCCAATTTTATTTTCGTTCGATCGATAAACTCCTTCAGGTATCGCTGTTTTTCTACTTCCATGAACTTCAATTTTTCCTTGCCACGGTGGAAACGACCGATGGAGACTACCTGAGGCGTGTAAGCTCTTTCATTTATGTTACTTAGACGCTCCGGAACTCTGAAGATGCAACAACTCGAGGGAGAGGTGAATGGTGTCAGCCGCGATAACTTATTTTCAAGATCTGTCAGCAGCATTTTGTTCTCTTTCCGGACCAGAATTCTCAACAGGAGTTTTTATCTATGCTATATAAAAGAGGAGAGTTACGAAAGATATACAATAACAGAATATATTTTGACCATAATTATCGTATAATTACATAATGTCACGAACCAGAGATATCTTTCTAAATTCTAATTTCTCAATGACTATATAACCAGTTTAAAGCAGACTTTTAGgctaaaaatttttcatattacatACGGGATTTCAAAATGATAACATCATCTAAATTCTAGTTACTGATATCTATATGGTTAACTAAAGGCTGGTTTATATGAAACACTGTATTACCCCAACTCAATATTCAATAATGCAAATACGCAAGTACAAAATAGTTTCCATGTAAAATGAGAGAAAGGGAAGTGCAGACTCACATGTAAATACTCTGCAGCAGGATTGTAGAAAGCTCTTGGGATCAACTCTGCACTCCTATGGTCTTCGCCTGTTTCCATATACAAAATTGAAATGCCTTGGACATCTTATAAATGCGCCAAAAAGCTTCAATGCTGGTTGCTTTagaattaaaaaggaaaaggatGTTATATGTAAATGCATCTAAGCGTTGTCTGTCTGGAAAAGCACAAACAAATACTTATTTTATTCCAAAGCAAACGAAAGTAAATGAATGTATTCAAGAAGCTAGCACAAAGGCATATGAAACATCTTTGAATTATACCAAATCACAAAAGAATTTTTATACCATCTAGCAGGACCCGCCTATTGagcttcaacacaaagccacaATCGGGAGCCTGATGCTTATAGCATCAAACGTCATGTTGTCCCATTCAGTTTTGATCTGTTGGACAGTCATGCATGAAGGGTGCACATCCGCTCATAATGCATCAGGTGAACGAAATGGATATCATGTCACGTTAAAAAACTGAAGTGGCTAAACGACCTTCATCGTGGTTGTACAACTGTTCCAACGGTTACTGATATCTGTATGGTTAACTAGAAGCTGGTTTTATGGAATATTTCCCCAACTCACTTCTCAATAATGCAAATATGCAAGTATAAAATTGTTTCCATGTAAAACGAGAGAAAGGAAAGCGCACACTTACATGTAAATACTCGGTAGTTTATCTCGTTGGATTTGCCATGATTGTAGAAAGCTCATGAGATCAACTCTGCCCTCTACATTTTCCATATACAAAATTGAAACGCCTTGGAGATCTTATAGACGTCTTCCCCAGAAACGTGTGTGTTTATAGTCCTTCCCTCCACAGGTTGAACTCATTTTTCTAGATTCTCTTCAACTAATTAATTACTTGTGACTAACAccttattaattataatgaataatcaGTAAATTTCTTCAAGATTATAAAGACTACCAATATATAACGGTACCTTACGATATTCTTGAACCTCATGTTACGCAAATGAAGCACCAAAAAGCTTCAATGGTGGTTGTTTGggaatgaaaaaggaaaaggcCGTTATATATGAATGCATCCAAGCTTTGTCTATCTTGGAAAGCACCAacaaaatactttaatttattgCCGAGCAAAAATAAATGTATGCAAGAAGCTAGCACAAAAAAAGCATAAGAAATTCGTACATGTTGTCTCAAGCAATTGGCAAACTAATAAAACCTTTAGCCATAGGATCCCTATTCTGCATTTGGAAACTTGGATATTTATGTTGGAACCCCTCACTTATAGATTATTTTATCGAAATCCAATCTTTAAGGACATAAAGCTCTGCCTTTCAcctcttttaataataataactaattaaaaaaaaaagttatatatatgcCCCAGTCTCTCTctcacacccccccccccccccccccccccccccccccccccccctttttaAATTTCCTCTAAACCCTTGCAAATTGCTCCTTCATGTGAAAGTCCTGTCATATATCATTCTAGTTCTTCTCTCCTACCCATATAAACTGAAGTGAGATCAAACTGATTGGcgatttataattatatgaaaacttTCTGCAAAGATAACAtagcaaaattattttttattctaagtAAAATTccaataacatataattaattttaattagatatgtTTTGCATTCAACAAGATTTGGGATGGTAgtggcttttttttcttttaattagttaaagaaaagaaaacaatgaagGTCTTCAactttaaataacaataaaattatatgtacatattttttatacacaaataatatatcattatatgattaaataattttgaattaaagataaaatagtattgatcataatgatatattatctgtgttttatgtgtaaaaaatttgtatacattATATTGCTTTCACTCGTCCTAGCAGAAGCAATATGACTGAACATAACCTCAGAAATGGAACTTAATAACCAGCTCCAATTATCATTAAAACAGAAATCTTCAATTCTTTAGTTGTGAGAAAGCAGGAGAAGAAGAgacagaagagagagagagctgaCCGAAATATTTGTAAAGGCTGAGGAGCATTAGGGAAGCCTCGGCTTTGAACTTCATTAATCAAGAAAGGTTGCGTTTTCACTTTACAATTTTAAGGTCAAAATGCACCGTTTCACTTGAATAGCATAACATCCTCAACAAGACTTCAATGAAGAAGATGGAGTCCATCAGGATCATTTCACCAGATGTTTTGCGATCCATTGGGATTTCTTCAGAATAATAGCTTTGTATTCTCGCTTCCATATTGACTGTGATTAAGTTAGCAAGCTCCTCCAAGTTTATTTGCATTGGATCGAGAAACTTTTTCAGGTATCTCggtttttcttcttccatgaATCTCCATTTTTCCCTCCAATGGTGGAAAGGACCAATGGAGACTACCTGAGGCTTGTAAGCTCTTTCATTTATGTGACTTAGACGCTCCAGAAATCTGTAGATGCAACAACTTTATGAGGAGGTGAAGGGTGTTAGCTGCGATGACTTAATAattaatactatgtgtatccattttgaatatacaaatggatatacatttatacatatcatcatataattgggtattatattattttaaatttaaaatcactcaatcacaaaaCGATatacatcatttgtatattcaaaatatttttatataattttattgttacttaaTTTGAAGATCTGTCTGCCACATTTTGTTTTCCTTTAGGACCAGAATTCTCAACAAATGAGTTTTATCTATGTTATATAAAAGAGGAGggttataaaagaaaattcactaataaaatatattttgattagattaatatcacatatacaaacaaattataaaaaatgatctATCCAAATTGAGGTGATAATATCTGAATAGATAATTTTACATGttaatacaaaatttcaagATCGAGATGTAATCTAAGTTCTAGTTACTCATATCTACATGGCCAACTAAAAGTTGGCCTCTATGAAATACTGTATTTCCCCATCTCAATTCTCACTAATGCAAATACGCAGGTACAAAATAGTTTCCAtgtaaaaagagagaaaggaaagTGCAGACTTACATGTAAATACTCCCTAGTTCATCTGGTTGGATTTGCCAGGATTGTGGAAAGCTCATCAGACCAACTCTGCACTCTTATGGTTTTCTCCATTCTCCATATACAAAACTGAAATGCCTTGGAGATCTTATAAATGCGTCAACAAGGTCTTCCCCAGAAGTGTATGTGTGTTTATATTCCTTCCCTCCACAGGTTGAACTCTTTTTTCTGGATTATCTTCTACTAATTAATTACTTGTGATTAACaccttattaattataaatttaattaaatcatatgaATTATCAGTAAATTTCTTCAAGATTATGAAGACTACCAATATATGATGGCACGTTATGATATTCTTGAATCTCATGTTAAGCAAATGATGCACCAAAAAGCTTCAATGGTGATTGTTTGggaatgaaaaaggaaaaggcTTTTATAAGTGAATGCATCTAAGCTTTGTCTATCTTGAAAAGCACCAACAAATGCTTTATTTTATCGCCAAGCAAAAATAAATGTATTCAAGAAGCTAGCACGAAAAAAAGCATATGAAATGCGTAAATGTTGTCTCAAGCAATTGAAACCTTTTGCCATAGGATACCTTTTCTGCATTTGGAAACATAGATTTTTATTTGACACCCCTGATTTATAgatcattttttcaaaatgcaatATGATTTGTGTTAGATAGACCCTCCACTTGAATCAAGTAAAGTCCTAAACAttagattttggttttttatttttttatttttaatttgaggctatatacacaaaataaaataaaataaaataaaattatgtgcacaaaaaatgatatgtcactatgtgattcgatattgttttatctgtaatttttaactatttaattacatgataatatattgttatttacgCACAAAAATTGTACACGTAACACTACTTCAAAAATAAATGTCACAATCAACACCAACTTATTAAGTAGAccaataagtaaaattaaaaaaattataatttttataattccCACACAAAATCAACAgataaattgaattaatgaaACAACTAaggcaccaaaaaaaaaaaaaaggcagcaatttacaaaaattgaaaatatttaacatgGCAAAACCGGCGTCTCTAGTTTTGGTTATTCAAATAGCTGTACCAAAAATTGGAGCTATTGATTTGCAGACGTAAAACTCTGCctttcatcatttttaataataataattaaaaaaagtaagatATTTATTCTTTGAAGTGTAATTCCATTACCatctaattaatttcatttagaGCAGTTTTGCATTCAATAAGATTTGGGACAGCAcctaacccaaaaaaaaaaaaaaaaatcagatttgGGATATCGATGGCTTTTTTTTCATTAGCTcgaaagaaaaaacaatgaagCTCATTCAACTTTAtctaaaaacaaatattattattattatacactCAGTGGTCAAAGACAAGCAAGTGCATTGGGTTGGCATGTTGAACTTAACGACCGGCCGCGGAGTGGCATGGTTGGGCATGTCTAGATAGTGTGTGGGAATTGTTGTAGGCAAAGGTAACCGAGGATCCAAAGAGCGATAGAAATTGCTTTGAGTGTCATTTGATATGTTTGGTAGGGAGGGAAGTTGGACAAAGAATTGCGGGTGACATTAAGTGTGAGAGTAGGCATACGCGCAAGGGCACAAAGGCAAGTGCACGAAGCAACACACAGCCTGAGGTGCAGGCACATGTGCGAGAGACAAATACATAATTGTTGCAATAAGCCTTGAAGAGGGCAAGGCAAGCCAGGGAGCTCAAGTGACAGGGGAAGTCAGTGGCATAACATGGGCAAAGGACTTGGCATGCAGGCATGATAATGTGGTGTACCTGCGAGTGAGGCAGAACAAGTGCGAGAAAAATTGTGGGGCACAAGTGGGGAATGTTTGGCTAGGATGGTATGGTCGAGTAAGGCAGGGAAATAAGGCATGATGTTGGTCAATGGGTGAGATAAAAGCATTGTGGAATGTGTTGGAACTTGGACCACAAAATAAGCAATGTAACTGATATGCAAAAAGCGCAAGTGAGTAGCGGCTGCGAAAAGGAAGTCTAATAACCAGTTGAACGAGAAGTTATGATGTGGGAGTTATTAAGACATTAGAAAAGATTGGTCTCAGGGTAGTTGGGTTTATACAAACTGCTAGtttaaatgtttgaatttgaaattgtaAATTGCCCAATCGAATGTAACTGTCAACTAGAGGCAGATATGGATATTTGTGTGCAAGTTCGTGTTAGGTCATTGTGAGAGTGTTTTAGGCATTAATATGACTGTTagtgtatatctaaattattgaGAGAAAGGTATGGACGTTCTATGTTGGTGAAGCCGCAAGAGTACAAGATAGTGTCGCTAAATCTGTGAAGTTTGTCTGCAGTGATTGTGTTTTGTAATCtgtatttgtattttcttgatgaaataaagtttcataATTGTTCCTTAAACTTCTCTTGTGATATTCACTTGATGGGGTTTGCATTCAGTTCAAGAAAAATGTGTCATTCTTAGACTTGTCGAGGAGCCAGTTTGTCTTGACAGCAGCATTTGACATGGTGTGAAAATTTGTTGAACCAAATGCAGGACTTGGCTGCATCACGAGAGGGCATTTTTGCATAATTTGTCTGGGAAAAGTTACCTCTATGACAATTACCATGTTTAAAATAACAGtaggaaataaaaattaatataatgaaaaaaaatagatttatttaaaaaatcaggACTCCCAAACTTTTAGTCATACATATGTAGCTATAAAAAAAGTTtacttagaaataaaaatagagtAATTATCACCTTCGTGGGGATTCAATTGGATGCTAACAAATCCTAAACCTCTGtgaaagcaaaaataaagaagaaacaataaaataaaaataaccatgCACACGAACACAAGATTTTTAATGGTTCACTATTAGAATGAGAATTATATCCACTTTTTTCCTACAAAATTTCACtatgaaaaagaaacaaagttaCAAGAATCTCTCACAAGTATCACAAGTTGGCTCTCTCTCTAAGCCTATGTCTAGTGACTTGCACACTATGATTGTAATGTAACCCTCCATTGTAGCCCATTTCTTAGCTCTCTAAGCCTATGGCTATTCCTAATATGACTCATAACTCATTCTTATACAACTTATTTTGATTCCTaatacaaattatattcctaatcgtaattttattttttaaagaataacaATTGTACATAGAAACACATTAGGAAAACCCATAGCCCAAGGGGAGCactaattttacataaattaggATTTCTAATTCTAAAGTCTTCCATTTAGAGAGTAATTCAACTTTGACTCTTCACGTCCCTACAAtcctaataattttctattaggaGACTAATTCAACTTTAATTCTTCACTCCCATATGCAACAACATCAACTCCTCTTTTCTCAAGCTAAAATTCCAACTAAAGTTGTACACAACTTCAGTTTTTCAATGGTAACCACTTTTGTAAGCATATCAGTAGGATTTTGActcttttaaatctttttaagaGCTATAACTCATTTCAAAGCCGAGTATATGAAATAGTATAAAACTTGTATATGCTATTCCTATAATGTTGACCTATTTCTTCTAGAAATCGTTGTAACTATATCAACTTTTTGTTAACTTCCAGCATAACTTATGCTACCTTTGTAGTATAGAGGGAAATAATCTTTTACAAAACTTTAAAGACCAAGTGATTATTGTACCAACTAATGTAAAGACATAACATGTGGTAATCTTGTGGTAAACAATATTTGTAGCTATACTAAAATCCACATATCTTTGTAGCTTTGAGTTCATCCTCCTAAAGCATAATGTGAATTTATAGTGCCTCTCAAATATTTGAGAAACTACTTCATTGtttccccctttttttttcttggattgCTCATGTACCTAAGGACAATTTCCACTACATGTGCTTTTGTTTAGCCTTGTACACAACATGTTACACATAAGTTTGCTAATTGCTTAATCATAAGGTATTTTGGCCATGTAGTTTTGCTTACACACTCTGGTGGGTGAtcaatcttttaataatttaaagcgACTAGCCAAAGGGGCTCCAACTAACTTTACTCCATCCATATTGAACTTGTTAAATACTTTCTTTAAATACTCTTCTTGTGATAACTTCAAAAAACCTTTGACTCTATCTTTAACTATCCTCATACTAAGGATTTGTGTTACAACCCCCAAATCCCTTATTGAGAACTTTTTTGACAATTGTCCTTTTAGCTTATCTATTTTCTAGTGTACAAGCCCctataattaaaatgtcatcTACATATAGTATTAAGATGATAGAGAAGTTACCTTGTTTcttgaaataaaaacaatagaGTCTACATGGCATCTTAGGAAATCTTTGCTACacataaacccaaaaaaaattcttgtaCCACTATCTAGGCACTTGTTTTAGCTCATATAGGTCCTTATGAATATTGCAAATCATTCTCCATTCTCTTGTACTTTGAAACCTTAACAGTACCACATGTAAATTTCTTCATCTCAGTTGTCATGAAGAAATATGGTCTTCACGTCTAACTACTCAAGGTGAATGTTTTATATTGCCACTTACCTTTAATTATAGTTAGCTTGACAACTGTAgagaatttttatatattgtcaATATCTTCTTTCTAGTGAACTTCTTTCATAACCAATGAGGTTTTATATCAACTTTCCACTCTAAGTCAATGTTTAACAAGCTTCTTTGTGCCCCGAACATATTACCACTAGTACATGGAGACTCTTTGACAACTAGGATCATTTAGAAGAAAGCACCACATTGTTAACACCTTCTTTCTAACTTTGACATTGTTTGTCACAAACCTAGTGTTTAGATGCTACAAAATGGCCCATGCAACACCTTGGCTTCATTGGTTTCATCTTACCATGGACACATTAAGGAAACTACTCAAACTCTCGACTAGTTTGTGTAAGAATAATCTTAACCCTTTTTTATAGTCAATTATGAAGAACTCTTATTGCCTCAGTCTTGTACTTCTATTTCATAGAGCACCTCCCTCCTCAAGAGTCTTAAGAAGTATTGCCAATGTGATAAGAAGAAACGCACCTCATGTCTTAGTTGTTATACGATACTTTAATGCTTTATGAAACGACACAATCTTGTACACTTTTCATTCTTATTGCTCTTGtcataacattaaaaaataaggttATGACACGAGGTTTCGGTTACTAGCGATCTTTTGATCAAAGAGCtcttcaaagaaaaataaaacctagGTACCTATCAGTTTCAATAGCCAACTAGTAATACCAAGAATAGTGGTCTTGATAAAGACTCAATGGCACTATTTACATTTGATAGACCTAAGATGGGTGTTCCATAGCAAGGTTGGGATATTGTAGGTCATGAGGCCTATTATACGTAGATGATTAAGTGTCTTGCATTAGGATAACCTCTATCTATCATTCAACTATGCAATGGTGCaaatcttagaaaaaaaaatgattgtttaCATATATGTAGTGATCACATACATAGATTTTGCTActcaaattagaaaataatgttGCATCACCAAATGACACATGCAATGAAAGGTATCGTATCAAAATGATgcaaataattatc
It contains:
- the LOC123217390 gene encoding putative UPF0481 protein At3g02645 — protein: MLLTDLENKLSRLTPFTSPSSCCIFRVPERLSNINERAYTPQVVSIGRFHRGKEKLKFMEVEKQRYLKEFIDRTKIKLEELANLITVDMEARIRSCYSEEIPMDRKTFVEMILLDSIFIIEVLLRNTYPTLINEKQDHIFKQPYLIQDIWYDMWLLENQIPFFVLDEFLNLNEVVSTIPVETDFPTIIYLTYKFFESLEAVNGKLNKLAYCKEEVKHFTDFLRICHLPSERPPRPREKKVVTAPSVTQLHQVGVKFKLSQSKESFDIKFERRTLHIPILKLQLETESLFRNLIAFEQRHCTDNYINDYVFILHRLVNTPKDVELLVENQIIENWLSDKEGVSTLINNLSRGTTLNPQNFYFSKLCEDLGEYCQQSSSKWRAILNENYLTYFKAPWSAISAAAATLIILLTVLQAVFSVLQVESQQNKC